A genomic window from Paramormyrops kingsleyae isolate MSU_618 chromosome 23, PKINGS_0.4, whole genome shotgun sequence includes:
- the osbpl3a gene encoding oxysterol-binding protein-related protein 3a isoform X1: MSSGAAHKVPPMARSDASCLSKHGSRQDSWEIVEGLRGALEIVQEPPKQEGLLLKKRKWPMKGWHKRYFVLEKGILKYAKCGTDIRKGKLHGRIDVGLSVMSIKKKGLCIDLDAEENIYHLKVPTDELFEEWVFKLRTHRVFRQNEIAMYPNEMSQFCLHYPTMISPGLTQTASLRKRTTLTNQSPGHPEGKFTSWLQSSEEMKKVNDGLSACESYLQEMDHLLRNMDILHRTCSTPSMTTFPPSSFDIAGKKEKRTHRRWRSKNCGKDGKMTLQVPATRHMFTAQVPSCISSGSIRLHSSNPNLSTIELSSHEVYPETPDSPTEASKILEDFYRVARDLNGAMRSAFGALSSERERMKDFMQHEACQLPSHQALGLKNTLKSDSIDGRHPLVHQASNESRTSIPESLSEFFDAQEVLLSVSSSENEASDDGSYLSDVSDSISVEHLNEAEPEKPPLECVQNGSGDMRRRSNLPSPSSSSPISLWNILKNNIGKDLSKVAMPVALNEPLNTLQRLAEELEYSELLDRAAATEDPFERMVYVATFAVSAYASSYYRAGWKPFNPLLGETYECIRPDKGFRFVAEQVSHHPPVSVCHAESKNFIFWEDMRWRNKFWGKSMEIVPEGNTHVLLPRFGDHYEWNKVTSCIHNIISGQKWIEHYGEISIKNNKSSSYQCKVTFLKGKSWSSSINEVEGVITDQAGKVVHKLFGKWHESIYYGNPPSATIIWKPNPMPPDYEQYYGFTQFAMELNELDPTLKPLLPPTDTRFRPDQRLLEEGNVTAAEEQKQRIEELQRDRRRVLEVNKLTHQPRFFKKSGDDTWMTNNTYWDLRKDPGLATLDCAVLW; the protein is encoded by the exons ATGAGCAGCGGCGCAGCCCACAAGGTACCGCCAATGGCCCGGAGCGACGCCAGCTGCCTGTCCAAACATGGCTCGCGGCAG gacagCTGGGAGATCGTGGAGGGTCTCCGTGGCGCCCTGGAGATCGTCCAGGAGCCACCGAAGCAGGAGGGTCTGCTGCTGAAGAAGAGGAAGTGGCCCATGAAAGGCTGGCACAAG CGATACTTCGTGCTGGAGAAGGGCATCCTGAAATATGCTAAGTGTGGAACTGAC ATCCGGAAGGGGAAGCTGCACGGCCGTATCGATGTGGGGCTGTCAGTCATGTCCATTAAGAAGAAGGGCCTGTGCATCGACCTGGACGCCGAAGAAAACATCTATCACCTGAAG GTCCCAACCGATGAGCTGTTTGAGGAGTGGGTGTTTAAGCTAAGAACTCACCGTGTCTTCCGTCAGAATGAGATTGCGATGTATCCCAATGAGATGTCGCAGTTCTGCTTGCACTATCCCACCATGATATCTCCTGGACTGACACAGACTGCTTCCCTGAGAAAG CGCACAACACTGACAAACCAATCGCCAGGACACCCCGAGGGCAAGTTCACATCTTGGCTACAGTCTTCTGAAGAAATGAAGAAGGTCAACGACG GCCTTTCGGCTTGTGAGTCCTACCTTCAGGAGATGGACCACCTGTTGAGAAACATGGACATTCTTCACCGGACATGTTCCACACCATCCATGACCACGTTCCCT CCATCCTCCTTTGACATCGCTGGCAAAAAGGAGAAGAGAACTCACAGAAGATGGCGCTCAAAGAATTGTGGGAAAGACGGCAAAATGACTCTCCAGGTGCCCGCGACGAGGCACATGTTCACTGCACAG GTACCCAGCTGCATATCCTCCGGCTCCATTCGCCTCCACTCCTCCAACCCGAACCTCTCTACCATCGAGCTGAGCAGCCATGAGGTCTACCCCGAGACCCCCGACTCGCCCACGGAGGCGTCCAAAATCCTGGAGGACTTCTATCGGGTGGCGAGAGACC TGAACGGCGCCATGCGGTCCGCCTTTGGAGCCCTGTCCTCGGAACGCGAGCGAATGAAGGACTTCATGCAGCATGAGGCCTGCCAGCTGCCTTCCCATCAGGCCCTGGGGCTGAAGAACACCCTCAAATCG gacTCCATTGACGGGCGCCACCCCCTGGTCCATCAGGCATCCAATGAGAGCAGGACATCCATCCCTGAGTCCCTCTCTGAGTTCTTTGATGCTCAGGAGGTCTTGCTGTCTGTCAGCTCCTCTGAGAATGAG GCCTCAGACGACGGATCTTATCTCAGCGACGTCAGTGACAGTATATCCGTGGAGCATCTCAACGAGGCAGAACCCGAGAAGCCCCCTTTAG AATGTGTGCAGAACGGTTCCGGCGACATGCGGCGCAGGTCAAACCTTCCCTCCCCAAGCTCCTCCAGCCCCATCAGCTTGTGGAACATCTTGAAGAACAACATCGGCAAGGACCTGTCCAAAGTTGCCATGCCGGTGGCGCTGAATGAGCCGCTGAACACGCTGCAGCGGCTGGCGGAGGAGCTGGAGTACAGCGAGCTTCTGGACCGCGCCGCAGCCACCGAGGACCCCTTCGAGCGCATG GTGTACGTCGCCACGTTTGCGGTTTCTGCGTACGCATCCAGCTACTACAGAGCCGGCTGGAAGCCTTTCAATCCACTTCTGGGGGAGACCTACGAGTGCATCAGACCAGACAAGGGTTTCCGTTTCGTCGCAGAACAG GTCAGCCACCACCCACCAGTATCAGTGTGCCATGCAGAATCAAAGAACTTCATCTTCTGGGAAG ACATGCGATGGAGGAACAAGTTCTGGGGAAAGTCGATGGAAATCGTCCCAGAGGGCAACACGCACGTGCTGCTCCCACG GTTTGGGGACCACTATGAATGGAACAAGGTCACCTCCTGCATCCACAACATTATCAGTGGGCAGAAGTGGATTGAACATTACGGGGAGATCTCTATCAAGAACAACAAGAGCAGTAGCTACCAGTGCAAGGTCACCTTCCTCAAG GGGAAGTCTTGGAGCTCAAGCATCAACGAGGTAGAGGGTGTGATCACTGACCAAGCTGGGAAGGTCGTTCACAAGCTGTTTGGGAAATGGCATGAGAGTATCTACTATGGAAACCCCCCTTCAGCCACCATCATCTGGAAGCCAA ATCCGATGCCCCCCGATTACGAGCAGTACTATGGCTTCACCCAGTTTGCCATGGAGTTAAACGAGCTGGACCCCACCCTGAAGCCACTGCTGCCCCCAACTGACACACGGTTCCGCCCAGACCAGAG GTTACTGGAGGAGGGGAACGTGACAGCTGCAGAAGAGCAAAAGCAGAGGATCGAAGAACTCCAGAGGGACAGGAGGAGAGTTCTGGAAGTAAACAAGCTGACACATCAACCTCGATTTTTCAA GAAGTCGGGAGATGATACTTGGATGACCAACAACACCTACTGGGACCTGAGAAAGGATCCAGGATTGGCCACTCTggactgtgctgtgctgtggtaA
- the osbpl3a gene encoding oxysterol-binding protein-related protein 3a isoform X3, whose amino-acid sequence MKGWHKRYFVLEKGILKYAKCGTDIRKGKLHGRIDVGLSVMSIKKKGLCIDLDAEENIYHLKVPTDELFEEWVFKLRTHRVFRQNEIAMYPNEMSQFCLHYPTMISPGLTQTASLRKRTTLTNQSPGHPEGKFTSWLQSSEEMKKVNDGLSACESYLQEMDHLLRNMDILHRTCSTPSMTTFPPSSFDIAGKKEKRTHRRWRSKNCGKDGKMTLQVPATRHMFTAQVPSCISSGSIRLHSSNPNLSTIELSSHEVYPETPDSPTEASKILEDFYRVARDLNGAMRSAFGALSSERERMKDFMQHEACQLPSHQALGLKNTLKSDSIDGRHPLVHQASNESRTSIPESLSEFFDAQEVLLSVSSSENEASDDGSYLSDVSDSISVEHLNEAEPEKPPLECVQNGSGDMRRRSNLPSPSSSSPISLWNILKNNIGKDLSKVAMPVALNEPLNTLQRLAEELEYSELLDRAAATEDPFERMVYVATFAVSAYASSYYRAGWKPFNPLLGETYECIRPDKGFRFVAEQVSHHPPVSVCHAESKNFIFWEDMRWRNKFWGKSMEIVPEGNTHVLLPRFGDHYEWNKVTSCIHNIISGQKWIEHYGEISIKNNKSSSYQCKVTFLKGKSWSSSINEVEGVITDQAGKVVHKLFGKWHESIYYGNPPSATIIWKPNPMPPDYEQYYGFTQFAMELNELDPTLKPLLPPTDTRFRPDQRLLEEGNVTAAEEQKQRIEELQRDRRRVLEVNKLTHQPRFFKKSGDDTWMTNNTYWDLRKDPGLATLDCAVLW is encoded by the exons ATGAAAGGCTGGCACAAG CGATACTTCGTGCTGGAGAAGGGCATCCTGAAATATGCTAAGTGTGGAACTGAC ATCCGGAAGGGGAAGCTGCACGGCCGTATCGATGTGGGGCTGTCAGTCATGTCCATTAAGAAGAAGGGCCTGTGCATCGACCTGGACGCCGAAGAAAACATCTATCACCTGAAG GTCCCAACCGATGAGCTGTTTGAGGAGTGGGTGTTTAAGCTAAGAACTCACCGTGTCTTCCGTCAGAATGAGATTGCGATGTATCCCAATGAGATGTCGCAGTTCTGCTTGCACTATCCCACCATGATATCTCCTGGACTGACACAGACTGCTTCCCTGAGAAAG CGCACAACACTGACAAACCAATCGCCAGGACACCCCGAGGGCAAGTTCACATCTTGGCTACAGTCTTCTGAAGAAATGAAGAAGGTCAACGACG GCCTTTCGGCTTGTGAGTCCTACCTTCAGGAGATGGACCACCTGTTGAGAAACATGGACATTCTTCACCGGACATGTTCCACACCATCCATGACCACGTTCCCT CCATCCTCCTTTGACATCGCTGGCAAAAAGGAGAAGAGAACTCACAGAAGATGGCGCTCAAAGAATTGTGGGAAAGACGGCAAAATGACTCTCCAGGTGCCCGCGACGAGGCACATGTTCACTGCACAG GTACCCAGCTGCATATCCTCCGGCTCCATTCGCCTCCACTCCTCCAACCCGAACCTCTCTACCATCGAGCTGAGCAGCCATGAGGTCTACCCCGAGACCCCCGACTCGCCCACGGAGGCGTCCAAAATCCTGGAGGACTTCTATCGGGTGGCGAGAGACC TGAACGGCGCCATGCGGTCCGCCTTTGGAGCCCTGTCCTCGGAACGCGAGCGAATGAAGGACTTCATGCAGCATGAGGCCTGCCAGCTGCCTTCCCATCAGGCCCTGGGGCTGAAGAACACCCTCAAATCG gacTCCATTGACGGGCGCCACCCCCTGGTCCATCAGGCATCCAATGAGAGCAGGACATCCATCCCTGAGTCCCTCTCTGAGTTCTTTGATGCTCAGGAGGTCTTGCTGTCTGTCAGCTCCTCTGAGAATGAG GCCTCAGACGACGGATCTTATCTCAGCGACGTCAGTGACAGTATATCCGTGGAGCATCTCAACGAGGCAGAACCCGAGAAGCCCCCTTTAG AATGTGTGCAGAACGGTTCCGGCGACATGCGGCGCAGGTCAAACCTTCCCTCCCCAAGCTCCTCCAGCCCCATCAGCTTGTGGAACATCTTGAAGAACAACATCGGCAAGGACCTGTCCAAAGTTGCCATGCCGGTGGCGCTGAATGAGCCGCTGAACACGCTGCAGCGGCTGGCGGAGGAGCTGGAGTACAGCGAGCTTCTGGACCGCGCCGCAGCCACCGAGGACCCCTTCGAGCGCATG GTGTACGTCGCCACGTTTGCGGTTTCTGCGTACGCATCCAGCTACTACAGAGCCGGCTGGAAGCCTTTCAATCCACTTCTGGGGGAGACCTACGAGTGCATCAGACCAGACAAGGGTTTCCGTTTCGTCGCAGAACAG GTCAGCCACCACCCACCAGTATCAGTGTGCCATGCAGAATCAAAGAACTTCATCTTCTGGGAAG ACATGCGATGGAGGAACAAGTTCTGGGGAAAGTCGATGGAAATCGTCCCAGAGGGCAACACGCACGTGCTGCTCCCACG GTTTGGGGACCACTATGAATGGAACAAGGTCACCTCCTGCATCCACAACATTATCAGTGGGCAGAAGTGGATTGAACATTACGGGGAGATCTCTATCAAGAACAACAAGAGCAGTAGCTACCAGTGCAAGGTCACCTTCCTCAAG GGGAAGTCTTGGAGCTCAAGCATCAACGAGGTAGAGGGTGTGATCACTGACCAAGCTGGGAAGGTCGTTCACAAGCTGTTTGGGAAATGGCATGAGAGTATCTACTATGGAAACCCCCCTTCAGCCACCATCATCTGGAAGCCAA ATCCGATGCCCCCCGATTACGAGCAGTACTATGGCTTCACCCAGTTTGCCATGGAGTTAAACGAGCTGGACCCCACCCTGAAGCCACTGCTGCCCCCAACTGACACACGGTTCCGCCCAGACCAGAG GTTACTGGAGGAGGGGAACGTGACAGCTGCAGAAGAGCAAAAGCAGAGGATCGAAGAACTCCAGAGGGACAGGAGGAGAGTTCTGGAAGTAAACAAGCTGACACATCAACCTCGATTTTTCAA GAAGTCGGGAGATGATACTTGGATGACCAACAACACCTACTGGGACCTGAGAAAGGATCCAGGATTGGCCACTCTggactgtgctgtgctgtggtaA
- the osbpl3a gene encoding oxysterol-binding protein-related protein 3a isoform X2 — MSSGAAHKDSWEIVEGLRGALEIVQEPPKQEGLLLKKRKWPMKGWHKRYFVLEKGILKYAKCGTDIRKGKLHGRIDVGLSVMSIKKKGLCIDLDAEENIYHLKVPTDELFEEWVFKLRTHRVFRQNEIAMYPNEMSQFCLHYPTMISPGLTQTASLRKRTTLTNQSPGHPEGKFTSWLQSSEEMKKVNDGLSACESYLQEMDHLLRNMDILHRTCSTPSMTTFPPSSFDIAGKKEKRTHRRWRSKNCGKDGKMTLQVPATRHMFTAQVPSCISSGSIRLHSSNPNLSTIELSSHEVYPETPDSPTEASKILEDFYRVARDLNGAMRSAFGALSSERERMKDFMQHEACQLPSHQALGLKNTLKSDSIDGRHPLVHQASNESRTSIPESLSEFFDAQEVLLSVSSSENEASDDGSYLSDVSDSISVEHLNEAEPEKPPLECVQNGSGDMRRRSNLPSPSSSSPISLWNILKNNIGKDLSKVAMPVALNEPLNTLQRLAEELEYSELLDRAAATEDPFERMVYVATFAVSAYASSYYRAGWKPFNPLLGETYECIRPDKGFRFVAEQVSHHPPVSVCHAESKNFIFWEDMRWRNKFWGKSMEIVPEGNTHVLLPRFGDHYEWNKVTSCIHNIISGQKWIEHYGEISIKNNKSSSYQCKVTFLKGKSWSSSINEVEGVITDQAGKVVHKLFGKWHESIYYGNPPSATIIWKPNPMPPDYEQYYGFTQFAMELNELDPTLKPLLPPTDTRFRPDQRLLEEGNVTAAEEQKQRIEELQRDRRRVLEVNKLTHQPRFFKKSGDDTWMTNNTYWDLRKDPGLATLDCAVLW; from the exons ATGAGCAGCGGCGCAGCCCACAAG gacagCTGGGAGATCGTGGAGGGTCTCCGTGGCGCCCTGGAGATCGTCCAGGAGCCACCGAAGCAGGAGGGTCTGCTGCTGAAGAAGAGGAAGTGGCCCATGAAAGGCTGGCACAAG CGATACTTCGTGCTGGAGAAGGGCATCCTGAAATATGCTAAGTGTGGAACTGAC ATCCGGAAGGGGAAGCTGCACGGCCGTATCGATGTGGGGCTGTCAGTCATGTCCATTAAGAAGAAGGGCCTGTGCATCGACCTGGACGCCGAAGAAAACATCTATCACCTGAAG GTCCCAACCGATGAGCTGTTTGAGGAGTGGGTGTTTAAGCTAAGAACTCACCGTGTCTTCCGTCAGAATGAGATTGCGATGTATCCCAATGAGATGTCGCAGTTCTGCTTGCACTATCCCACCATGATATCTCCTGGACTGACACAGACTGCTTCCCTGAGAAAG CGCACAACACTGACAAACCAATCGCCAGGACACCCCGAGGGCAAGTTCACATCTTGGCTACAGTCTTCTGAAGAAATGAAGAAGGTCAACGACG GCCTTTCGGCTTGTGAGTCCTACCTTCAGGAGATGGACCACCTGTTGAGAAACATGGACATTCTTCACCGGACATGTTCCACACCATCCATGACCACGTTCCCT CCATCCTCCTTTGACATCGCTGGCAAAAAGGAGAAGAGAACTCACAGAAGATGGCGCTCAAAGAATTGTGGGAAAGACGGCAAAATGACTCTCCAGGTGCCCGCGACGAGGCACATGTTCACTGCACAG GTACCCAGCTGCATATCCTCCGGCTCCATTCGCCTCCACTCCTCCAACCCGAACCTCTCTACCATCGAGCTGAGCAGCCATGAGGTCTACCCCGAGACCCCCGACTCGCCCACGGAGGCGTCCAAAATCCTGGAGGACTTCTATCGGGTGGCGAGAGACC TGAACGGCGCCATGCGGTCCGCCTTTGGAGCCCTGTCCTCGGAACGCGAGCGAATGAAGGACTTCATGCAGCATGAGGCCTGCCAGCTGCCTTCCCATCAGGCCCTGGGGCTGAAGAACACCCTCAAATCG gacTCCATTGACGGGCGCCACCCCCTGGTCCATCAGGCATCCAATGAGAGCAGGACATCCATCCCTGAGTCCCTCTCTGAGTTCTTTGATGCTCAGGAGGTCTTGCTGTCTGTCAGCTCCTCTGAGAATGAG GCCTCAGACGACGGATCTTATCTCAGCGACGTCAGTGACAGTATATCCGTGGAGCATCTCAACGAGGCAGAACCCGAGAAGCCCCCTTTAG AATGTGTGCAGAACGGTTCCGGCGACATGCGGCGCAGGTCAAACCTTCCCTCCCCAAGCTCCTCCAGCCCCATCAGCTTGTGGAACATCTTGAAGAACAACATCGGCAAGGACCTGTCCAAAGTTGCCATGCCGGTGGCGCTGAATGAGCCGCTGAACACGCTGCAGCGGCTGGCGGAGGAGCTGGAGTACAGCGAGCTTCTGGACCGCGCCGCAGCCACCGAGGACCCCTTCGAGCGCATG GTGTACGTCGCCACGTTTGCGGTTTCTGCGTACGCATCCAGCTACTACAGAGCCGGCTGGAAGCCTTTCAATCCACTTCTGGGGGAGACCTACGAGTGCATCAGACCAGACAAGGGTTTCCGTTTCGTCGCAGAACAG GTCAGCCACCACCCACCAGTATCAGTGTGCCATGCAGAATCAAAGAACTTCATCTTCTGGGAAG ACATGCGATGGAGGAACAAGTTCTGGGGAAAGTCGATGGAAATCGTCCCAGAGGGCAACACGCACGTGCTGCTCCCACG GTTTGGGGACCACTATGAATGGAACAAGGTCACCTCCTGCATCCACAACATTATCAGTGGGCAGAAGTGGATTGAACATTACGGGGAGATCTCTATCAAGAACAACAAGAGCAGTAGCTACCAGTGCAAGGTCACCTTCCTCAAG GGGAAGTCTTGGAGCTCAAGCATCAACGAGGTAGAGGGTGTGATCACTGACCAAGCTGGGAAGGTCGTTCACAAGCTGTTTGGGAAATGGCATGAGAGTATCTACTATGGAAACCCCCCTTCAGCCACCATCATCTGGAAGCCAA ATCCGATGCCCCCCGATTACGAGCAGTACTATGGCTTCACCCAGTTTGCCATGGAGTTAAACGAGCTGGACCCCACCCTGAAGCCACTGCTGCCCCCAACTGACACACGGTTCCGCCCAGACCAGAG GTTACTGGAGGAGGGGAACGTGACAGCTGCAGAAGAGCAAAAGCAGAGGATCGAAGAACTCCAGAGGGACAGGAGGAGAGTTCTGGAAGTAAACAAGCTGACACATCAACCTCGATTTTTCAA GAAGTCGGGAGATGATACTTGGATGACCAACAACACCTACTGGGACCTGAGAAAGGATCCAGGATTGGCCACTCTggactgtgctgtgctgtggtaA